One genomic region from Gadus morhua chromosome 9, gadMor3.0, whole genome shotgun sequence encodes:
- the LOC115551529 gene encoding putative gustatory receptor clone PTE03 codes for MDVNYNITYLTLGGHVQLAKYRYLYFSMTLLLFSLIICSNTVVLYVIYVHESLHKPMYAFIAALLINSLFGSISIYPKLLIDLLSATQTISPPACQLQSFLAYVYGAIEFTLLSAMAFDRYVSICRPLQYHSLVRTQTVKIILFLAFCIPCVEIGIATILAANIGLCKFVLMRITCDIYSLVKAGCGDKTVSNTYGLIVMVLCTLPHVIFIAFTYTRILSICLRSSRDFRRGALNTCLPHLFIFLNFTIIVMFEVIQNRIPSGIPHIVRLIVSLLYVVIPPLFNPLIYGFKMQVIRQCLVALFKLK; via the coding sequence ATGGATGTTAATTACAACATTACATATCTTACACTTGGAGGGCATGTACAGCTTGcaaaatatagatatttatatttctcAATGACTCTCCTGCTCTTCAGTTTAATCATCTGCAGTAATACCGTTGTTTTATATGTCATCTATGTACACGAAAGCCTTCATAAACCCATGTATGCTTTTATTGCTGCTTTGCTGATCAACTCCCTGTTTGGAAGCATAAGCATCTATCCAAAACTTCTTATAGATCTGCTGTCAGCAACCCAAACTATATCCCCTCCTGCCTGCCAGCTACAGAGTTTTTTAGCATACGTGTATGGTGCTATTGAATTCACACTGTTATCAGCGATGGCTTTTGATAGGTATGTATCCATATGCAGACCTCTCCAATACCACTCCCTTGTTAGGACACAAACTGTCAAAATAATATTGTTTTTGGCCTTTTGTATACCTTGTGTTGAAATTGGAATTGCTACTATTTTGGCAGCTAATATAGGTCTgtgcaagtttgtgttgatgagAATTACTTGTGATATCTATTCCCTTGTCAAAGCGGGATGTGGGGACAAAACTGTAAGCAATACATATGGGCTTATTGTAATGGTACTTTGTACACTTCCACATGTAATATTTATTGCGTTTACTTACACAAGAATATTGTCTATTTGTCTGAGGAGCTCCAGGGATTTCAGGAGAGGAGCTCTTAACACGTGTCTCCCCCACCTCTTTATATTTCTGAACTTCACCATAATTGTTATGTTTGAAGTCATTCAAAATCGTATTCCTTCTGGCATACCGCATATTGTTCGTCTTATAGTATCTCTCCTGTATGTTGTGATTCCTCCTCTCTTCAATCCGCTAATTTATGGATTTAAAATGCAAGTGATACGTCAATGTCTTGTAGCACTATTCAAGCTGAAATAA